A genomic region of Lachnoclostridium edouardi contains the following coding sequences:
- a CDS encoding SH3 domain-containing protein, with translation MGNTARESSWERIQRYVKETERLIGQKQYNLAMVKARQTLEYMVKCLGERACIVDGDLMETIDELYQGRWISKSTCEHFHKIRIIGNKAVHENSDNAYDANQAYHLLSQEVYTFANNYNTQKRRPSSSQQQPSRSSGNRKKRRKKGLSSQDLIKLLIPLLIVILLLIVIRLFKNDTQDETPTTSIPPVTSEQQSMEPMTEAEEIPSTEPASTASTVTYKAADALNVRKDPSTNNARLGLIPAGTSLEYIRDYDDKWAVIMYNGQEAYVSKEFITTE, from the coding sequence ATGGGAAATACAGCCAGAGAATCCAGCTGGGAAAGGATCCAGCGGTACGTAAAGGAGACGGAACGCCTCATAGGCCAGAAGCAGTACAACCTGGCTATGGTTAAAGCCAGACAAACTCTGGAATATATGGTAAAGTGCCTGGGCGAGCGAGCCTGCATAGTTGACGGAGATTTGATGGAAACCATAGACGAGCTGTACCAGGGCCGCTGGATCAGCAAGTCTACCTGCGAGCACTTTCACAAGATCCGTATTATAGGAAATAAAGCAGTCCATGAAAACAGCGATAACGCTTACGATGCCAACCAGGCCTATCATCTTCTTTCCCAGGAAGTTTATACCTTTGCCAATAATTACAATACCCAAAAAAGAAGGCCTTCCTCATCACAGCAGCAGCCATCCCGTTCTTCAGGAAATCGGAAAAAGCGGCGCAAAAAAGGACTTTCCTCCCAAGACCTTATTAAACTGCTGATCCCGCTTCTCATAGTCATTTTGCTTCTTATTGTAATACGTCTATTTAAGAACGATACACAGGATGAGACGCCTACCACTTCTATCCCGCCTGTTACCTCAGAACAACAGTCCATGGAGCCTATGACAGAGGCGGAAGAGATTCCAAGCACAGAACCGGCGTCTACTGCAAGCACAGTCACATATAAGGCTGCAGACGCTTTAAATGTAAGAAAAGACCCATCCACCAACAATGCACGCCTTGGATTGATTCCAGCAGGAACATCCCTGGAATACATAAGAGATTATGACGACAAGTGGGCGGTTATTATGTATAACGGACAGGAAGCATACGTTTCAAAGGAGTTTATCACCACAGAGTAA
- a CDS encoding ATPase yields MNNIISKISEIESAASSIMDNANLQKQALSKDMEQRTKAFDEQLEAETNEKIQAMRSEMELEMQKQLDLQKQDTDKTIALLDQLYKKNHMQYVDQLFQDMIKE; encoded by the coding sequence TTGAACAATATAATAAGTAAGATTTCCGAAATTGAATCTGCAGCCTCTTCCATAATGGACAATGCTAATCTTCAAAAACAAGCCCTTTCAAAGGACATGGAACAGCGCACAAAAGCCTTTGATGAGCAGCTGGAGGCTGAAACCAATGAAAAAATCCAGGCTATGCGCTCTGAAATGGAGCTGGAGATGCAAAAGCAGCTGGACCTGCAGAAGCAGGATACTGACAAGACCATTGCCCTTTTAGACCAATTGTACAAGAAAAATCACATGCAGTATGTTGATCAGCTGTTCCAGGATATGATAAAGGAGTGA